The DNA region TAAACTCTAaaggtgtggttttttttttttttttttgaaggtgcTTACCTTTATAGGGCATATAGCAGTGTAATGTTCCAGACAGTAGTTTCTGATTCCTCTTTCTCAGAATACTGGGTTAAATATAGTCACTTCAGTCTGATGCTTATGATGTAACCATTTAGACTTGCCTAGGGATAGGTCATTGGACTGTTAAGTATTAACCATCACAAGGGAGTgagctggaaggaaaaaaagaagaaacccatATACACAGAAGGTATGAAGTTTGGCCTGGTAACGGAAACTGCTATTGGGATTTGCTTATCCAGACTATCCATTAGATATGGTTAGTTCATCTGTGGATTTAAATATATGTCATAATTACTACTTACCAAATTCTGGGCTAAGCTTACTTTACATATATTGCTTTATATATCTTTACTATCCTGTCTCTGCATAGTTTACAtagttttcacattttacatGTGAAAAACTGAGGTTTGTGGATGTTAAATGACCTGCCTAAATCATCTGACTACTAAGTGGCAGAGGCTGGATTTGATTCCAGAGTCAGACTTCTTGGTCACtattatgactttttaaagaacaagaGTAGGTCCCCTTTAAAGCTGCCTTTGAGAAGTTTCTATTGTATATTAGATttgaatagttaaaaaaaattgaaatttgaaagtgaaaatgTCTGTATCTTACTGAAATTTTATACTCTGGCTTGTAATTAAAGTTAGTTTGAAGACTCAGACAAATCACTTTAAGAGAAGTATGCTACCGTAGATTTCCTTAATTacaagaaattaaggaaatgctTGGAAAACTTCCTAAGCATAAGATACATGAATTCAGATGGAGGTATTTGGCTAGAAAACTCAAGGATTAGGTTCTTATCTCTTGCTAGGGGTTTTTGTACAGAAGTTTCTTGGCACTGGTGCTGTTCCTTATGTGAGATCTAGGAAGACATACTTAATAGTTTCTAAGTCTTGCATCActggtggaaaaaaataaaaatagcttgaaatctggcgtGGCTGTTTCATGATCCCAGTAACTTGTCAGAATTAAAATTTGCGTGATTATTGGAAACTTTCTGCTGCTCAGGATTTTGTGTGAGGACGTGTTCTGTCTTTATGGAGCATTTACAGAAAGGTCCTGTTAGAACAGAGGAGAACTCATCAAGTGTCACACTGCTCCTGTGTGTGAGGCCAGCCTATTCAAGTCAGTAGAGTTCCCATGATGAAGGGGTATGTGGTAATGTTCTCCTTTGGGAGTTAATCTTTGCCTAATGaagggctttatttttctttttaattggtaGCTGTATAGCTGAGGTTTTCAGCACCTGAAATGGAAAACCAGCTCATACGCTGGGAGATgaagtttttaatcatgaaaaaaagCCTGTGTGATATTAAGCTTAAAATTTATGTTGTAGAGGTCAAAGTTGGACTCAGAGATGGTTCATCCAGGCAGCAAGCTGGATCCTTATACCCATGTGTGTCCCCAGTGTTTCTCATTGTATTTGAAAATTAACTGTtttaggagatatatatatatatatgtgtgtgtgtgtgtgtgtgtgtgtgtgtgtgtgtgtgtgtgtatatatatattttataacctAGCACTTCAAAATGAGAGGGGTCTGGATCTTTATGACAACTTTATCACCAATGTTAGGTCAGTTTCTTCAACGCTCATCTACTAAACACCCTAGGGCAAACAACCCTTTTCCcaaaaggctttttaaaagaattttgatttgatttttgtatttaattttaagagcAGCCTAGAAAGAAGCCTtaaaggaggggggaaaaggcaAATGATGTATATAAATGACTAATACTAAAATACAGTTCCAGGCTTTTGGCTACTTAATGTTTTGGCAAACAAAGTCCCATAAATgcacagatattttaaattagaagtaagtaagtaaataaataaataaacttgctTTCAAAAACAGAAGCTTGGGATTTTCAAAACCAGTATCTCCAAAGCAGCAATTAATTCTTAAACTCTTTTAAGAAGTATGCATTCTATTACCCCTACTATGATCTTTATTTATATTCAGATATACATAGATAAAATACGGAAGCTTTGAGAAAATTGAGTATATTTCTTTAAGCAAAGGTTTTCAAAATGTCCAAGACAAAGTGATGTTCTTTATATTACTTATAATGATTAAGGAAGCATTCAAAAGATAATAGTTTTAAAAGGAAGTAGGTAGAGCATATGAACTTCTGAATAACATCTTATTTTTCTgagatgaaatttttaaagatctatttcaGGGACCAGTTGTCTTGTACATTTCCATTGGGATGTGAAAAGTTTAATCAGTCTATATGTGCTCATATATCATATTGACACCTTATAGGTATTGTTAAATTTTCTGATTGGTCTGGTGAGTTAATATCTCAAGTCCCTAAGGCAACTTAACCAGAAGCCTGGATAGGGTCTCCAAGGAAAATAAGGCGCCCTGTAATATTCCATGCCATCTTTTAGTGTGCTTTAATTAGGTatactctctttttctcaaagtTGGCATAAAGTGGACATGAtttgatgagtactgggtgttatacacaactgatgaattactgaactctacgtctgaaactaatgatgtacttataTGTTggctattttaatttcagttaaaaaatgaaaaaaaagtggaCTGGCCCTGAGAATAGAATTTTTGAGATTAGCCAGATTAAATCCTTATGCTAGATGATCAGCTTTCACTCCCCTTCAGAATATCAGGAAGCATATTAGGAAGTATTTTTTAGTCTCCAAGGTTATCTTTGTGgtaactgtatactttaaaaaatttgtcacaataatttttatttggagTGCACATATACTATTAACCACTCTTTCCTTCCTAGATCCATGTTCACTAGCGGCCTTACAGAAAGTACTCAAAAAGAAGTTCGAATAGTTGGCGTTGAAGCTGAATCAATGGATTTAGTGTTGAACTATGCCTACACCTCCAGAGTGGTTCTGACAGAGGCCAATGTTCAAGCGTTGTTCACTGCAGCCAGCATTTTCCAGATTCCTTCCATCCAAGACCAATGTGCTAAGTACATGATCAGTCATTTGGACCCACAGAATTCTATTGGGGTCTTCATCTTTGCTGATCATTATGGCCATCAGGAACTTGGAGATCGATCAAAAGAATACATTCGTAAAAAGTTTCTGTGTGTCACCAAAGAACAGGAGTTTCTCCAGTTGACAAAAGACCAACTGATAAGTATCCTAGACAGTGATGATTTAAACGTAGACCGAGAAGAGCATGTTTATGAAAGCATCGTAAGGTGGTTTGAACATGAACAGAACGAAAGAGAAGTGCACCTTCCAGAAATTTTTGCCAAATGCATTCGTTTTCCGCTGATGGAAGATGCCTTTATAGAGAAAATTCCACCTCAGTTTGCACAGGCTATAGCCAAAAGCTATGTAGAAAAGGGCCCATCCAATACCAATGGCTGCACACAGAGACTCGGAATGACTGCatctgaaatgatcatatgttttgATGCTGCCCACAAACACTCAGGAAAGAAGCAAACAGTGCCTTGTCTAGATATAGTCACAGGAAGAGTGTTTAAACTATGCAAACCACCAAATGATCTAAGAGAAGTTGGGATTCTTGTATCACCAGATAATGACATTTACATTGCAGGAGGGTACCGGCCCAGCAGCAGTGAGGTCTCCATCGACCATAAGGCAGAAAATGATTTCTGGATGTATGACCATTCCACCAATAGGTGGCTTTCCAAACCTCCCTTGCTGCGAGCCAGAATAGGCTGCAAACTGGTGTATTGCTGTGGTAAGATGTACGCAATTGGAGGTCGTGTTTATGAAGGTGACGGGAGAAACTCACTAAAATCCGTGGAGTGCTACGACAGCAGAGAGAATTGCTGGACGAGTGTGTGCGCGATGCCTGTTGCAATGGAGTTTCACAACGCTGTGGAGTACAAAGAGAAGATCTATGTTTTACAGGGTAGGTGCCTGACTGGTTTATTCTCCAGGAGAGGGGAGCAGGTCAAACATGCTTTACTTAGACTAAAACAGATGTTTGTTCTTAGTCGAGGACTCCTCTGGCTTTCTTATCATAAACTGTTTGTTGCGACAGTCTGTTCTTTAAAGGATGTATGAAGGCAATAAACTTTTGAATCAAAAAAGGCAGGCATCTTTAAGTTACTAAGATGATTCTGTAAGTTTTTTATGTTCTTACTGTGTTTTGACATCATGTGGGAtaagtatttttgaaaacataatttagTGAATACGAGTGCAGTGTTTTGGGAAGACGTTCAGAACCATTTTTAAGAATCCAAGCTTGATACAGGACTGTTTTACTCTTCAGTAATACATAATCAAGAGATGTCGCAGCTACTTTTTATGGAACTCACTGGATTagtttagaagagaaaaaagaacaaagaattgtGTGATAAGCCTTATGATTGTGAAGGTTATGAAACTTAATTATAAAGAGTTTGAAATTACAGTCTTCAGCTTTTAATTTCACTGCAGCATACAATACCTTCcataatatattttcaagttttttccaCTGAGAAGCTTTGAGATGTTacctttttctttacatttgctATTATAAGAGGGACTGTTTAATATATTTAGCtttcaaaaaaattctttttaactaCTGAAGGCTAGTATGCTGGCAAAGATCATGTAGTAGGAGTAGAAAGAAGGACCAAGTAAGTATAAATACGATATTTGATCCAAGGTTCTAATTAGTGATAACTAATGTTTtccctgtgttttgtttcttaaacattttgGTTGCTTGAATGTTGAAAACAGTGATGATAATACCAACATCCTTATTCCTCTTCTGGCTTTCTTAATTGCTCATATATGTTTTCCTCACCCTATTActttaataaaacaagaaaaaaggggTGATTCTGTGTAAATACACATGATTTTTTAGCTCttacacatttaaaagaatatgttCTTTGCTCTCATCTTTTATTTGACTAGAAATGTCTGAACCCATGTGTTTAAATTTCAATATCAAGTTAATTCCCCAAAAGAAGTATCACTATCTAGTACCTTATTTTAGTTAAATAGAAGCATGGGCATGATTGT from Ursus arctos isolate Adak ecotype North America unplaced genomic scaffold, UrsArc2.0 scaffold_14, whole genome shotgun sequence includes:
- the KBTBD8 gene encoding kelch repeat and BTB domain-containing protein 8 isoform X1, which gives rise to MAASADLSKSSPTPNGIPSSDTANDAMDPFHACSILKQLKAMYDEGQLTDIVVEVDHGKTFSCHRNVLAAISPYFRSMFTSGLTESTQKEVRIVGVEAESMDLVLNYAYTSRVVLTEANVQALFTAASIFQIPSIQDQCAKYMISHLDPQNSIGVFIFADHYGHQELGDRSKEYIRKKFLCVTKEQEFLQLTKDQLISILDSDDLNVDREEHVYESIVRWFEHEQNEREVHLPEIFAKCIRFPLMEDAFIEKIPPQFAQAIAKSYVEKGPSNTNGCTQRLGMTASEMIICFDAAHKHSGKKQTVPCLDIVTGRVFKLCKPPNDLREVGILVSPDNDIYIAGGYRPSSSEVSIDHKAENDFWMYDHSTNRWLSKPPLLRARIGCKLVYCCGKMYAIGGRVYEGDGRNSLKSVECYDSRENCWTSVCAMPVAMEFHNAVEYKEKIYVLQGEFFLFYEPQKDYWGFLTPMTVPRIQGLAAVYKDSIYYIAGTCGNHQRMFTVEAYDIELNKWTRKKDFPCDESINPYLKLVLFQNKLHLFVRATQVTVEEHVFRTSRKNSLYQYDDITDQWMKVYETPDRLWDLGRHFECAVAKLYPQCLQKVL
- the KBTBD8 gene encoding kelch repeat and BTB domain-containing protein 8 isoform X2; the encoded protein is MFTSGLTESTQKEVRIVGVEAESMDLVLNYAYTSRVVLTEANVQALFTAASIFQIPSIQDQCAKYMISHLDPQNSIGVFIFADHYGHQELGDRSKEYIRKKFLCVTKEQEFLQLTKDQLISILDSDDLNVDREEHVYESIVRWFEHEQNEREVHLPEIFAKCIRFPLMEDAFIEKIPPQFAQAIAKSYVEKGPSNTNGCTQRLGMTASEMIICFDAAHKHSGKKQTVPCLDIVTGRVFKLCKPPNDLREVGILVSPDNDIYIAGGYRPSSSEVSIDHKAENDFWMYDHSTNRWLSKPPLLRARIGCKLVYCCGKMYAIGGRVYEGDGRNSLKSVECYDSRENCWTSVCAMPVAMEFHNAVEYKEKIYVLQGEFFLFYEPQKDYWGFLTPMTVPRIQGLAAVYKDSIYYIAGTCGNHQRMFTVEAYDIELNKWTRKKDFPCDESINPYLKLVLFQNKLHLFVRATQVTVEEHVFRTSRKNSLYQYDDITDQWMKVYETPDRLWDLGRHFECAVAKLYPQCLQKVL